From Sporosarcina sp. Te-1, the proteins below share one genomic window:
- a CDS encoding YkyB family protein: MNNRLTTENIAIAIYTVNRHAKTAIEKRALYTLKNEAIRKLLIEGRAQKIGLHFVDNPQYSKQSSTVLVECGEFLFHTLPEKSDFDTLPHLGEQDQTYRNPKERMNLRTARMILDKYVHPHQQQKKQPQKKDQKMERSPMSNTTRFRSSYFDS; this comes from the coding sequence TTGAATAATCGTTTAACTACAGAAAATATTGCGATTGCCATCTACACAGTAAACCGACACGCAAAAACAGCAATCGAAAAGAGAGCGCTCTATACATTGAAAAACGAAGCGATCCGTAAGTTGCTAATCGAAGGAAGAGCCCAGAAAATCGGTTTGCACTTTGTCGATAACCCTCAATACAGCAAACAAAGCTCCACTGTACTTGTGGAGTGTGGAGAATTTCTTTTTCATACACTGCCTGAAAAGAGTGATTTCGACACATTGCCCCATCTGGGCGAACAAGATCAAACGTATCGGAATCCAAAGGAAAGAATGAATTTACGCACGGCACGCATGATTTTGGACAAATATGTCCATCCACACCAACAGCAGAAGAAACAACCGCAAAAGAAAGACCAGAAGATGGAACGTTCCCCTATGTCCAACACAACTCGGTTTCGTTCCTCCTATTTTGATTCATGA
- a CDS encoding LysR family transcriptional regulator: MTTTELEIIKALYEEGNMRKAAERLFLSQPALSQRLQTIEKEWGTLLFVRSQKGLEPTPAGELVIAYANETIAKKEETAELIASLGNKVYGTLKIACASIVGQTWLPQVLKEYVNLYPDAKISLMTGWSSEIVKALYEGEAHVGIVRGQVDWKSRKTYLFRDQLYLVDKEISSIDELKNSERPFIQFKSDSNYYMEIQRWWQRHFSKYPKRQITVDQIETCKQLALNGIGYAILPSITLHGDEDVHMIPLLNSEEEFELTRDTWLIGYDSTFSLKQVAAFGQIVEQRASKFRKETEL; encoded by the coding sequence ATGACAACGACTGAACTGGAAATTATAAAAGCATTATATGAAGAAGGAAATATGAGAAAAGCAGCGGAACGGTTATTTCTGTCACAGCCCGCTTTGTCACAACGCTTACAAACGATTGAAAAGGAATGGGGAACCCTCTTGTTCGTTCGATCCCAGAAAGGGTTGGAGCCGACGCCGGCAGGGGAACTTGTCATTGCCTATGCCAACGAGACGATCGCCAAAAAAGAGGAAACTGCAGAGCTCATTGCATCTCTGGGAAATAAGGTATACGGAACGTTAAAGATCGCTTGCGCTTCTATTGTGGGACAAACGTGGCTGCCTCAGGTACTAAAAGAATATGTGAATCTGTATCCGGACGCCAAGATTTCACTGATGACCGGGTGGAGTTCAGAAATTGTCAAAGCCTTGTATGAGGGAGAGGCGCATGTTGGCATCGTTCGGGGACAAGTCGATTGGAAAAGCAGAAAAACGTATTTATTCCGTGATCAACTCTATCTTGTCGATAAGGAAATCAGCTCGATTGATGAGCTGAAAAATAGCGAAAGGCCGTTCATTCAATTCAAAAGCGATTCCAATTATTATATGGAAATTCAAAGATGGTGGCAGCGTCATTTCTCCAAGTATCCAAAAAGGCAAATCACCGTTGATCAAATTGAAACATGCAAGCAGCTAGCATTAAACGGTATCGGTTATGCAATATTGCCTTCTATCACGTTGCATGGCGATGAAGATGTCCATATGATTCCTCTTTTGAATAGTGAAGAAGAATTTGAACTGACACGAGACACATGGTTAATCGGATACGATTCAACATTTTCTTTAAAACAAGTGGCTGCCTTTGGACAAATTGTAGAACAAAGGGCGAGCAAATTCAGAAAAGAGACGGAGTTGTAA
- a CDS encoding MDR family MFS transporter: MKNVQKKTKRPLVLVSVMLAMFVGAVEATIVSTAMPAIASDLGGFSRYSWIFSAYLLMSTVTVLIYGKLADLFGRKPIFFIGLTIFLVGSILCGLAGSMEQLIVYRLIQGLGAGAVMPIATTIVGDIYSTEERAKIQGYLSSVWGISAVSGPVIGGMIVEYLDWSYVFWVNVPLGLLAMAGIYFFLHEPAVEGKAIIDIKGAVLLTTSLSIILYWLVEGGQSFERISFQSICLLIVGISLLFLFVAVERKAENPMIPFTLWKNPIILYANIVSLTTGVILIGVSSYLPTYVTGVMEQPAIIAGFTLTAMSIGWPISSSVAGHLLLRYGPFPISFAGGISLIIGSVLFVLMNAGSGPIWAAISSFFIGVGMGLTSTSFIVTIQGAVSRVERGAATAANMFMRNFGNTVGAAIFGAVLNSSLLSFFANHGVHYDVNDINALLTEESRIRLPHEELAELQAGLDHSLQWVYGTVALFAIISLIFILRIPRGKVTRHDND; this comes from the coding sequence ATGAAAAATGTGCAAAAGAAGACAAAACGGCCTTTAGTTTTAGTGTCTGTCATGCTTGCGATGTTTGTGGGAGCGGTAGAAGCGACCATTGTTTCAACCGCTATGCCTGCAATCGCCTCCGATCTGGGCGGGTTTTCCCGCTATAGCTGGATTTTTTCCGCTTATCTGCTGATGAGTACCGTTACAGTATTAATTTATGGAAAATTGGCTGATCTTTTCGGAAGGAAGCCGATTTTTTTTATCGGATTGACCATTTTCCTAGTAGGTTCTATCCTTTGCGGATTGGCGGGATCTATGGAACAGCTCATTGTGTACCGGCTGATCCAAGGGTTAGGAGCAGGGGCCGTGATGCCGATTGCTACAACCATTGTGGGAGATATCTATTCCACAGAGGAACGAGCGAAAATCCAAGGTTATTTATCGAGTGTGTGGGGAATTTCGGCTGTTTCGGGTCCTGTGATCGGCGGAATGATTGTAGAGTATCTGGATTGGAGTTATGTGTTTTGGGTAAATGTCCCGCTTGGATTGCTGGCTATGGCAGGAATCTATTTCTTTTTACATGAACCCGCAGTAGAAGGTAAAGCAATCATCGACATAAAAGGAGCTGTCTTATTAACAACTTCTTTATCCATTATTCTATATTGGCTAGTCGAAGGGGGACAATCCTTTGAACGAATCTCCTTTCAAAGCATATGCCTATTGATTGTTGGCATCTCGCTCCTTTTCTTATTCGTAGCTGTTGAACGAAAAGCGGAAAATCCGATGATTCCGTTTACGCTTTGGAAAAATCCAATTATTTTATATGCCAATATCGTTTCTTTGACGACTGGCGTCATATTGATCGGTGTCTCTTCCTATTTGCCGACATATGTAACTGGAGTCATGGAGCAGCCGGCTATCATCGCGGGTTTTACGTTAACGGCAATGTCGATCGGATGGCCGATTTCCTCGTCGGTTGCTGGTCATTTATTGCTCCGGTATGGACCTTTTCCTATTTCCTTTGCAGGAGGAATTTCATTAATTATCGGCTCGGTTTTATTTGTCCTGATGAATGCCGGGTCTGGTCCAATATGGGCTGCGATTTCCAGTTTTTTTATCGGGGTTGGCATGGGGCTTACGAGCACATCCTTTATTGTGACGATCCAAGGGGCGGTTTCACGCGTGGAAAGAGGGGCAGCAACGGCTGCGAATATGTTTATGAGGAATTTTGGGAATACGGTAGGGGCTGCAATATTCGGGGCTGTACTGAACAGTTCACTATTATCCTTCTTCGCAAATCATGGTGTTCATTATGATGTGAATGATATCAATGCGTTGCTGACAGAGGAATCGAGAATTCGCCTCCCGCATGAGGAACTAGCTGAATTGCAAGCAGGTCTTGATCATTCTTTGCAGTGGGTTTATGGAACGGTTGCGCTCTTTGCAATCATAAGCTTGATTTTTATTTTGCGGATACCGCGCGGAAAGGTGACACGACATGACAACGACTGA
- a CDS encoding IS1182 family transposase, whose product MCNPKNTTSHYTTEFPLAIEEMKANPVSKRRFSPTFKPYNNRQGFAIFDVQELIPENHIARVVDEMVEAIPDERLYTYYTGGGRSSYHPKMMLKVILYAYSQKIYSCRGIEKMITENLPAMWLAAMERPDFRTLNDFRGIRMKVMMDELFETMILKLIEEGFITMENYFLDGTKIEADANKYSFVWKKSTLRFEEKLKEKIRATLANIQEIAQAEGLGLGSLPEDETEPEQLADLAAQLEEQAELLTKEMEGTKEMPTRKVLRKKRSVLRKSVKQIRQDFLPRMEKYAQYHATFGDRNSFSKTDPDATFMRMKEDHMKNGQLKPGYHIQMATENQFILYYTMHQRPTDIRCFIPHLEKLAKSNLPLPKRVIADAGYGSEENYLYALGEEKEPRFSLRDLY is encoded by the coding sequence ATGTGCAATCCGAAGAATACTACTTCACATTATACCACAGAATTTCCATTAGCCATAGAGGAAATGAAGGCAAACCCCGTTTCCAAGCGACGTTTCTCTCCGACATTCAAACCTTACAATAATCGGCAAGGATTTGCCATCTTCGATGTGCAGGAGCTGATTCCGGAAAACCATATAGCCCGAGTAGTCGATGAAATGGTTGAGGCCATCCCAGATGAACGGCTTTATACATATTATACAGGTGGGGGGCGAAGCTCCTATCATCCCAAGATGATGCTGAAAGTCATTCTCTATGCCTACTCTCAGAAAATCTATTCATGCCGTGGCATCGAGAAAATGATCACGGAGAACCTGCCGGCCATGTGGCTTGCGGCAATGGAGAGGCCGGATTTTCGTACCCTCAACGATTTCAGAGGCATCCGCATGAAGGTGATGATGGATGAATTATTCGAAACAATGATTTTGAAACTGATCGAAGAAGGTTTTATCACCATGGAGAACTACTTTTTGGATGGAACCAAGATCGAAGCCGATGCCAATAAGTATTCTTTCGTATGGAAAAAATCGACGCTTCGCTTTGAAGAGAAATTGAAGGAGAAGATCCGGGCAACCCTAGCGAATATACAAGAGATTGCCCAGGCCGAGGGCCTGGGACTTGGATCACTTCCAGAGGATGAGACGGAACCCGAACAGTTGGCCGACTTGGCCGCACAACTGGAAGAACAAGCAGAGTTGTTGACCAAGGAAATGGAAGGGACAAAAGAGATGCCTACCCGAAAGGTCCTCCGCAAAAAACGCAGCGTATTACGGAAATCGGTAAAACAAATCCGACAGGACTTTCTGCCGCGAATGGAAAAATACGCACAGTACCATGCCACATTTGGCGACCGCAACAGTTTTTCGAAAACAGACCCGGACGCCACCTTCATGCGCATGAAAGAGGACCATATGAAAAATGGGCAACTGAAACCCGGCTATCACATACAGATGGCAACCGAGAACCAGTTCATTCTCTATTACACCATGCATCAGCGACCGACAGATATACGCTGTTTCATTCCTCATCTGGAGAAGTTGGCGAAATCTAATTTGCCGTTGCCCAAAAGGGTGATTGCGGACGCAGGCTACGGAAGTGAAGAGAATTATCTGTATGCGCTTGGGGAGGAAAAAGAGCCGCGCTTTTCCCTACGGGACCTATATTAA
- a CDS encoding DUF58 domain-containing protein, producing the protein MTWTRYENGFKWIHNGMLITLALFLLSFIFAQPLLAACFAAVFAMLAFQNFYFSKVGKNVDFQLKDQEKRFLIGDEDELVFLFENGGVPIWNATLKLSIEDAVAPLNENQKYYSGIYDLDVPFAIGQNKRIELRIPLKGRKRGVSRITRVILEIPHLFGDGSVLMELNEPVKIESLVYPLVKKRNDNLQSAPFRPGEFVQQRSLYHDVFQPIGTRDYVPTDRFDQIHWTASARMQKLQTKQFLPVSDRTVILLLNMLERDHRTQDLEEKIERLASYADYCESHNIPYSVAVNVHTFASTPYLYIPNGIGKVQYLRTLETLARLSEKHAKLPFESMLINLESRGKLPDTIVMISHASPRLSALVTNWSKKYVVKLDAIVEKGEEERWNKERLDKTGTDSSFPNG; encoded by the coding sequence ATGACATGGACAAGGTATGAGAACGGTTTTAAGTGGATTCATAATGGAATGCTTATTACATTGGCCCTCTTCCTTCTTTCATTCATATTTGCACAACCATTACTGGCAGCATGTTTCGCAGCTGTCTTTGCCATGCTTGCTTTCCAGAATTTCTATTTTTCAAAAGTGGGAAAAAATGTCGACTTTCAGTTGAAGGACCAGGAGAAACGGTTTCTTATTGGAGATGAAGATGAACTCGTATTCCTGTTTGAAAATGGTGGGGTTCCGATCTGGAATGCAACGCTGAAATTGTCGATTGAAGACGCCGTTGCACCTCTAAATGAAAACCAGAAATATTACAGTGGAATCTATGATCTCGATGTTCCTTTTGCTATCGGCCAAAACAAAAGAATTGAATTGCGTATTCCTCTGAAAGGAAGAAAACGTGGGGTATCCCGGATTACCCGAGTAATACTAGAGATACCCCATCTATTTGGAGATGGTTCCGTATTAATGGAATTAAACGAGCCTGTCAAAATTGAAAGTTTGGTCTATCCGTTAGTGAAAAAGAGGAATGACAATCTGCAGTCCGCCCCTTTCCGTCCTGGTGAATTTGTGCAGCAGCGTTCGTTGTACCATGATGTATTCCAGCCGATTGGTACAAGGGATTATGTACCGACTGACCGTTTTGACCAAATCCATTGGACGGCAAGTGCCAGGATGCAAAAGCTGCAAACAAAGCAATTTCTGCCTGTCAGCGACCGGACTGTCATATTGCTGTTAAATATGCTCGAAAGGGATCATAGGACTCAAGATTTAGAAGAGAAAATAGAGCGTTTGGCTTCCTATGCTGATTATTGTGAATCGCATAATATTCCCTATTCCGTGGCCGTCAATGTCCATACATTTGCGTCAACTCCGTATCTTTACATACCCAATGGAATTGGAAAAGTACAGTATTTACGAACTCTGGAGACGCTAGCACGTTTATCTGAGAAGCATGCAAAGCTTCCTTTTGAGAGTATGCTTATAAACTTGGAGTCTAGAGGCAAGCTGCCCGATACCATCGTAATGATCAGTCATGCAAGTCCAAGATTAAGTGCATTGGTTACTAACTGGTCGAAGAAGTATGTAGTGAAGTTGGACGCTATTGTTGAAAAAGGAGAGGAAGAAAGATGGAACAAAGAGCGACTGGACAAGACGGGAACCGATTCATCATTTCCGAACGGCTAA
- the cbpB gene encoding cyclic-di-AMP-binding protein CbpB — MISVNNRDFLFVPIADYLIPAEKVAHVQIGNYAEHALLVLTKTGYSAIPVLDSHNRLKGLLGIGMITDAILGLERIEYERLDNIKVDEIMQTDIPNVKTTDRFQKGLDLLINHPFLCVTDEDGIFAGILTRRVVLKQFKKYIYTTQ; from the coding sequence TTGATTTCTGTCAACAACAGGGATTTTCTTTTTGTGCCGATTGCAGACTATCTGATCCCAGCTGAAAAAGTTGCTCACGTACAGATCGGCAATTATGCGGAGCACGCCCTTCTTGTTCTCACCAAAACTGGTTATTCTGCCATTCCCGTACTGGATTCGCATAATCGTTTGAAGGGTTTGCTAGGTATCGGGATGATTACAGATGCGATTTTAGGTTTGGAACGAATTGAATATGAGCGACTTGACAATATAAAAGTCGATGAAATTATGCAGACCGACATTCCAAACGTTAAAACGACAGACCGTTTCCAAAAAGGATTGGATTTGCTCATCAATCACCCTTTTCTTTGCGTGACAGATGAAGATGGCATATTTGCAGGTATATTAACGAGAAGAGTTGTCTTGAAACAATTTAAAAAATATATCTATACGACGCAATGA
- the fadH gene encoding 2,4-dienoyl-CoA reductase, with amino-acid sequence MFQGKVIIVTGGSSGMGKAMATKFVQEGADVIITGRDLERLHAANDEMQGKASVFQMDVRDVDSVQAMVGFVDEKFGKIDGLINNAAGNFIVNAEELSPNGWKAVIDIVLNGTFYCSSAVGNYWIKKGTKGSILNMLATYAWDAGPGVVHSAAAKAGVMSLTRTLAVEWGRKYGIRVNGIAPGPIERTGGAEKLFQSQKAMERTIQSVPLGRTGTPEEIAELAAFIMSDKASYMNGEIVTLDGGQWLNQYPF; translated from the coding sequence ATGTTTCAAGGCAAAGTAATCATTGTGACTGGCGGTTCGAGTGGAATGGGGAAAGCCATGGCGACAAAATTTGTCCAAGAGGGAGCCGATGTTATCATTACCGGACGGGATTTGGAACGACTACACGCGGCAAATGATGAGATGCAAGGGAAGGCATCTGTGTTTCAAATGGATGTACGCGATGTTGATTCAGTTCAGGCTATGGTCGGTTTTGTGGATGAGAAATTTGGCAAGATTGACGGATTGATTAATAATGCCGCCGGTAATTTTATTGTCAATGCAGAAGAGTTATCACCTAACGGTTGGAAAGCAGTTATTGATATCGTACTGAATGGAACGTTTTATTGTTCAAGCGCAGTCGGTAATTATTGGATTAAGAAAGGAACGAAAGGTTCCATTTTAAATATGCTGGCAACGTATGCGTGGGATGCGGGTCCGGGGGTTGTTCATTCAGCCGCTGCAAAAGCGGGCGTCATGTCATTGACGCGAACTCTTGCTGTAGAGTGGGGAAGGAAATACGGCATCAGAGTGAACGGCATCGCACCAGGGCCGATTGAGCGTACAGGAGGAGCTGAAAAGCTGTTCCAATCTCAAAAGGCAATGGAACGAACTATTCAATCCGTACCTCTCGGTCGGACAGGCACACCTGAAGAAATTGCTGAGTTGGCCGCTTTTATTATGTCGGATAAAGCGTCCTATATGAATGGTGAGATTGTTACGCTGGATGGCGGACAATGGCTTAATCAATACCCATTTTAA
- a CDS encoding ABC transporter ATP-binding protein, translating to MIEIKGLTKKYGSFTAIDNLHLTLNEGTVFGFVGANGAGKSTTFLIMATLLQATSGDVHINGVSVREKPAAVRKLIGYMPDFFGVYDQLKADEYLDFYGASYGIPAEERKKLIPQLLELVNLSHKRYSYVDLLSRGMKQRLCLARSLIHDPKVLILDEPASGLDPRARVEMRDILKTLKKMGKTIVISSHILPELAEMCDEIGVIDNGKLIAHGSVSEIQAKLQGEKAITVKVPVDAVNGAISFFEEQPHVSTIEMLETGEGITFKYVGNEGEQIALLQQAIKKDIPILSFMEHVTNLEDVFMEITKGAE from the coding sequence ATGATAGAAATTAAAGGACTCACTAAAAAATATGGTTCCTTCACTGCAATAGATAATTTACATCTAACATTGAACGAAGGGACGGTTTTCGGTTTTGTCGGGGCGAACGGCGCAGGCAAATCAACCACATTCCTCATCATGGCCACTTTGTTGCAAGCCACATCCGGTGATGTGCATATAAATGGGGTCAGCGTCCGGGAAAAACCGGCTGCTGTCCGTAAACTGATTGGATATATGCCTGATTTCTTCGGCGTATACGATCAATTGAAGGCAGATGAGTACTTAGATTTTTATGGAGCCAGCTACGGGATACCTGCCGAAGAACGGAAAAAGCTGATTCCACAATTACTAGAACTTGTGAATTTATCACATAAGCGATATTCCTATGTAGATCTTCTGTCCCGTGGGATGAAGCAAAGGCTTTGTCTTGCAAGAAGTCTTATCCACGATCCGAAAGTTCTTATATTGGATGAACCCGCTTCCGGATTAGATCCGCGTGCTCGAGTGGAAATGCGTGATATCTTGAAAACGTTGAAAAAAATGGGGAAGACCATCGTCATTTCATCCCATATCCTTCCTGAATTAGCGGAAATGTGTGATGAAATTGGTGTGATTGATAATGGAAAATTGATTGCGCATGGTTCCGTTTCTGAAATTCAAGCGAAGCTTCAAGGTGAAAAAGCCATCACGGTAAAAGTGCCAGTTGATGCTGTAAATGGAGCCATCTCATTTTTTGAAGAACAGCCTCATGTTTCTACAATAGAGATGCTTGAAACAGGTGAAGGGATCACTTTTAAGTATGTAGGTAACGAAGGGGAACAAATCGCATTGCTGCAACAAGCAATCAAAAAGGATATACCCATCTTGTCATTCATGGAACATGTGACCAATCTCGAAGACGTATTCATGGAAATAACGAAGGGAGCCGAGTGA
- a CDS encoding NAD(P)-dependent oxidoreductase has translation MLKKIGFIGTGVMGASIVRHLLKAGHQVAIYTRTLEKALPLVEEGAILVASPKEAVAEAEIIFTMVGYPHDVEEVYFSDNGVFAGGSKGQVVVDMTTSSPTLSKRIAEEATRLEMHALDAPVSGGDVGARNATLSIMCGGDQDTFASVLPVLETFGSQIVYQGTAGAGQHAKMCNQIAIATNMIGVCEALAYGKKAGLDLETVLESISSGAAGSWSLSNLAPRMLRGDFEPGFYIKHFLKDMDIALQESDAMNLQLPGLSLARELYHELISEGYGSKGTQALYCAYQ, from the coding sequence ATGTTAAAAAAAATTGGTTTTATCGGCACTGGCGTAATGGGTGCAAGCATTGTGCGCCATCTGCTCAAAGCAGGGCACCAAGTAGCTATCTATACAAGGACTTTAGAAAAAGCGCTGCCCCTCGTGGAAGAAGGAGCTATATTGGTAGCATCTCCTAAGGAGGCGGTTGCTGAAGCTGAGATTATCTTCACTATGGTCGGCTATCCTCATGATGTGGAGGAAGTGTATTTTTCGGATAACGGCGTTTTTGCAGGAGGGTCGAAAGGGCAGGTTGTTGTTGATATGACCACTTCTAGTCCAACGCTTTCCAAACGAATTGCCGAAGAGGCAACACGGTTAGAAATGCATGCATTGGATGCTCCTGTATCTGGAGGAGACGTCGGAGCAAGAAATGCGACGCTTTCGATTATGTGCGGCGGTGATCAAGACACATTTGCCAGCGTATTGCCTGTTCTGGAGACGTTCGGATCTCAAATAGTTTATCAAGGAACAGCAGGAGCTGGGCAGCATGCGAAAATGTGCAATCAAATTGCCATTGCGACCAATATGATTGGTGTTTGTGAGGCACTTGCTTATGGAAAAAAAGCCGGTTTGGATTTGGAGACAGTACTTGAATCCATCTCTTCAGGTGCGGCGGGTTCTTGGTCATTGTCCAACTTGGCACCCCGGATGCTGCGCGGCGATTTTGAGCCGGGATTTTACATAAAACATTTCCTGAAAGACATGGACATCGCACTGCAGGAATCGGATGCGATGAATTTACAACTTCCTGGGCTTTCGCTTGCCAGAGAACTATATCATGAACTGATATCTGAAGGGTATGGTTCAAAAGGGACACAAGCACTTTATTGTGCTTATCAATGA
- a CDS encoding bifunctional diguanylate cyclase/phosphodiesterase, translating to MGKKVQKESLTHYMETYVTAHPYSLLFLIGKKEAEDYSVLQANEAALRHFPTFDTANAIQLFGSLWTPLKEIVVSNKTRPQRNLIWHAAAKEMYEVTYIPINTETYEHLFWIDMRLQEDKAERLEKNRIHQKYSSIINDNLDPIITVGCDSAIIHANQAVYNAFGYLASDLAGKDVCELFAVKQREEFTTLLDKALAGESMEMDGSSFCHKLGHYLPTYVKTIPVSVDEEIIEIHLILRDTSIHSKHNEKLLFLSYHDQLTGLWNRKALKEHFDADAEYALKSDEHLAFIHVDLDRFSTINEALGRTGADEILKKITERIKVICPRSGKLYRNGGDEFILTMRSHSLAEVEKFSQKILSDFSRPFYYQHQEYFLSASIGISVFPENGKSLEELLHKCERAILYVKDRGRAHYRFYQKEMNTAFPDTAVMEAHLRRAIEFEELEIHYQPQVNLKTGHISSFEALLRWNNRKFGFVSPAKFIPIAEESGLIHQIGEWVLDRVCSQLKEWAAKQFRPVRIAVNISPQQFQTGNLADSVKRIIHAHGIQPSSLEVEITESALMHMNDTLSTLNELKSIGVTISVDDFGTGYSSLSYLKLYPIDIIKIDRSFVKDIENDEKNEAIAKTIINLAHNLGMEVIAEGVEKDLQAKILKEADCHKAQGFLFSKAIPADEVVEKYFIGF from the coding sequence ATGGGAAAAAAAGTTCAGAAAGAATCACTTACACATTACATGGAGACTTATGTTACTGCCCACCCATACTCTCTCTTATTCTTGATTGGAAAAAAAGAAGCAGAGGATTATTCGGTTCTCCAAGCGAATGAGGCGGCTCTTCGTCATTTTCCTACTTTCGACACAGCAAACGCTATACAGCTTTTCGGTTCACTTTGGACTCCGTTGAAAGAGATTGTGGTTTCGAATAAGACACGACCGCAGCGGAACTTGATTTGGCATGCAGCTGCAAAAGAAATGTACGAAGTGACATACATACCAATTAATACGGAAACATATGAGCATTTATTTTGGATTGACATGCGTTTACAGGAGGATAAAGCGGAGCGGCTCGAAAAAAACCGGATTCATCAAAAATATTCTTCCATCATTAATGACAACTTGGATCCGATTATTACGGTTGGCTGTGATAGTGCGATTATTCATGCGAATCAGGCTGTCTATAATGCATTCGGTTATTTGGCAAGTGACCTCGCAGGGAAGGATGTTTGCGAATTGTTTGCCGTAAAGCAGCGGGAAGAATTTACAACTCTACTCGACAAGGCATTGGCAGGTGAATCAATGGAGATGGATGGAAGTTCATTTTGCCACAAACTGGGACATTACTTGCCGACATATGTTAAAACGATACCGGTCTCTGTTGATGAAGAAATTATTGAGATTCACCTTATTTTACGGGATACGTCCATTCATTCTAAACATAATGAGAAACTGCTATTTTTATCCTACCACGACCAGTTGACGGGTTTGTGGAACCGAAAAGCATTAAAAGAACATTTTGATGCGGATGCTGAGTATGCGCTAAAGAGTGATGAGCATTTAGCCTTTATCCATGTTGATTTGGATCGGTTCTCCACAATCAATGAGGCATTGGGCCGAACAGGCGCGGATGAAATCTTAAAGAAGATAACCGAGAGGATTAAAGTGATCTGCCCTCGAAGTGGAAAGTTATATCGTAATGGGGGAGATGAATTTATCTTAACGATGAGGAGCCACTCCTTGGCGGAAGTAGAAAAGTTCTCTCAAAAAATTCTTAGCGATTTCAGCAGGCCATTTTATTACCAGCATCAAGAATATTTTCTCTCTGCCTCCATCGGAATTTCTGTGTTCCCAGAGAACGGAAAGTCGTTGGAGGAACTACTTCATAAATGCGAACGGGCCATCCTTTATGTGAAAGACCGGGGAAGGGCCCATTATCGGTTTTATCAAAAAGAGATGAATACGGCGTTTCCTGATACTGCGGTTATGGAGGCTCATCTACGCCGAGCTATTGAATTTGAAGAGTTGGAGATTCATTATCAACCACAGGTGAATTTGAAAACTGGGCATATTAGCAGTTTTGAAGCTTTATTACGTTGGAATAATCGGAAGTTCGGTTTCGTCTCCCCGGCAAAGTTCATTCCAATCGCGGAAGAATCAGGGTTGATTCATCAAATCGGAGAATGGGTATTGGACAGGGTCTGTTCACAACTGAAAGAATGGGCAGCCAAACAGTTCCGCCCTGTACGGATTGCGGTAAATATTTCACCTCAGCAATTTCAGACAGGCAATTTGGCGGATAGTGTGAAACGAATCATCCATGCACATGGTATTCAACCTTCTTCTCTTGAAGTGGAAATAACGGAAAGTGCTCTCATGCATATGAATGATACACTCTCCACATTGAATGAACTGAAAAGTATCGGAGTTACCATATCGGTGGATGATTTTGGTACTGGGTATTCATCTCTAAGTTATTTAAAATTATACCCAATCGACATCATTAAGATTGACCGCTCCTTTGTCAAAGACATCGAAAATGACGAAAAGAATGAAGCCATCGCAAAAACGATCATCAATTTGGCTCATAATTTAGGCATGGAAGTGATCGCAGAAGGAGTGGAAAAGGATTTGCAGGCGAAGATACTGAAAGAGGCAGACTGTCACAAAGCACAGGGTTTCCTTTTCAGCAAAGCGATTCCTGCAGATGAGGTAGTCGAAAAATATTTCATCGGGTTTTGA